The following are from one region of the Salicibibacter kimchii genome:
- a CDS encoding tripartite tricarboxylate transporter permease, with protein sequence MQPLYDLFNGLASILQPELLIWCLIGVLLGTLAGALPGLGSITSMAILLPMTFGMETISALLFLMGIYQGAMYGGRISSILLNVPGDAPAVVTTFDGYPLTKQGKAGYALTLSAIASFIGGTIGFIGLVFLTAPIADLALIFGSPEYFALMAFALIATSGLVSAKPLKPIIAMLIGLLIAVVGADPLSGTERYTFGFLQLWDGIDFVVVAVGVFGLSEVFIRMENSIDMDEMSKKIPFSDLYPKFREVMKDFWTITRSSLIGFFFGALPGAGATITTFLVYDVEKKLSKTPEEFGKGATKGLSGPEAASNATVGGALIPLFSLGIPGSGTTAILLGALLMLGLQPGPQMFQESGDIIWAAIAGLFLANILLLIVNTALVPMLALMIRKINAYLNPIIAILCVIGIYMLNNSMFDVGLMILFGVIGYILRKYSFPLAPLVLAVILGPMLEENLTQSLLMSNEGISIFFTRPISLTLILITFLILFIPLLKNAFRSKKKRDIDLYQ encoded by the coding sequence ATGCAACCGTTATATGACTTATTTAATGGACTCGCGAGTATCCTGCAACCAGAGTTATTAATTTGGTGTCTCATAGGGGTTCTGTTAGGAACACTTGCAGGTGCTTTACCTGGTCTTGGTTCAATCACATCAATGGCTATTTTATTACCAATGACATTTGGCATGGAAACGATAAGTGCTCTTTTGTTTTTAATGGGGATCTATCAAGGGGCTATGTATGGTGGTCGTATTAGCTCAATATTACTGAATGTGCCTGGAGACGCTCCTGCGGTAGTAACGACATTCGACGGTTACCCACTTACTAAACAAGGTAAAGCTGGATATGCATTGACTTTGAGTGCAATTGCTTCTTTTATTGGGGGTACCATTGGGTTTATAGGGTTAGTTTTTCTTACTGCACCGATTGCAGATTTGGCTCTAATCTTTGGATCGCCTGAATATTTCGCACTGATGGCTTTTGCCCTGATTGCCACGAGTGGTTTAGTAAGTGCTAAACCATTAAAACCGATAATTGCAATGTTAATAGGTTTATTAATTGCTGTTGTAGGTGCCGACCCATTAAGTGGTACCGAAAGATATACATTTGGCTTTTTGCAGTTATGGGATGGAATTGATTTTGTAGTTGTCGCAGTAGGAGTATTTGGACTGTCAGAGGTATTTATTCGAATGGAAAATAGTATTGATATGGATGAGATGAGCAAAAAGATACCGTTTTCTGATCTTTATCCAAAGTTTAGAGAAGTAATGAAAGATTTTTGGACAATAACCCGCAGCTCGTTAATTGGATTTTTCTTTGGTGCTTTGCCAGGAGCGGGGGCAACAATTACAACTTTTCTCGTTTACGATGTTGAAAAGAAATTATCAAAAACGCCAGAAGAATTTGGAAAGGGAGCTACAAAAGGGTTAAGTGGACCAGAGGCTGCTAGTAACGCAACTGTAGGTGGAGCATTAATCCCATTATTTAGTTTAGGTATTCCAGGTTCAGGTACTACGGCTATCTTACTAGGCGCATTACTAATGTTAGGATTACAACCAGGGCCACAAATGTTTCAAGAGTCTGGCGATATTATTTGGGCGGCCATTGCGGGATTATTTTTAGCAAATATACTATTACTGATTGTTAATACGGCTTTGGTTCCAATGCTTGCTCTCATGATCCGAAAAATTAATGCTTATCTAAATCCGATAATTGCAATCCTTTGTGTAATAGGAATCTACATGCTTAACAATAGTATGTTTGATGTAGGATTGATGATTTTATTCGGAGTAATTGGTTATATATTACGGAAATATTCTTTCCCTTTAGCACCACTCGTTTTAGCCGTCATTCTAGGGCCAATGCTCGAAGAAAATTTAACACAATCATTACTAATGTCCAATGAGGGAATAAGTATATTCTTTACAAGACCGATATCATTAACATTGATACTTATTACTTTTTTGATTCTATTTATTCCGTTACTAAAAAATGCTTTTCGATCAAAAAAGAAAAGGGATATTGACCTATATCAGTAA
- a CDS encoding 2,3-butanediol dehydrogenase, which yields MKAAVIYGEKELKVQDIDVPEVTDGKVKVKVEWAGICGSDLHIYHHGAILSDEEHPLSGRKPPVVLGHEFAGTVTEIGKNVFNVAVGDNVAIEPLLYCGTCEMCKKGNYHICEISNTGSLGVNDDGGFAEYVVTDAYHIYKLPQNVTLEEGALIEPMSVAHHAVKRSGLKVGQSAAIFGAGPIGLLTLLSAEAAGASETFVIDVSQERLDKAKEMGATYTINPTHEDAVDKIMQITGKGVDVAYEAAGAQPTFVSAIQSLKRAGTITVVAVFGNEITFDSNIMFGKEASMQWSAAYPNSFSEVINLISSGKLDVKQVITKRIKLDDIVKDGLDLLAEDKSQAKILVSPN from the coding sequence ATGAAAGCAGCTGTCATCTACGGGGAAAAAGAACTAAAAGTTCAAGATATTGATGTGCCTGAAGTTACAGATGGTAAGGTAAAGGTCAAAGTTGAATGGGCAGGGATATGCGGAAGTGACCTTCATATCTACCATCATGGTGCCATCCTCTCCGATGAAGAACATCCGTTGAGTGGTCGAAAACCACCAGTAGTGTTAGGCCATGAATTTGCCGGAACGGTAACAGAAATTGGCAAAAATGTGTTCAATGTAGCGGTGGGTGATAACGTAGCTATAGAACCTTTACTTTACTGTGGAACCTGTGAAATGTGTAAAAAAGGGAATTATCATATATGTGAAATCTCGAATACTGGTTCTTTAGGGGTCAACGATGATGGGGGATTTGCTGAATATGTTGTCACAGATGCCTACCATATATATAAATTGCCACAGAATGTAACCCTTGAAGAAGGAGCTCTCATTGAACCAATGTCAGTTGCCCACCATGCTGTTAAAAGAAGTGGCTTAAAAGTTGGTCAAAGTGCAGCAATTTTTGGTGCTGGGCCCATTGGTCTACTCACACTACTGTCCGCTGAAGCAGCTGGTGCTTCGGAAACGTTTGTCATTGATGTTTCTCAAGAGCGATTGGATAAAGCAAAAGAAATGGGGGCCACTTATACGATCAATCCTACACATGAAGATGCTGTTGATAAAATTATGCAGATTACAGGAAAAGGCGTGGATGTTGCATATGAAGCTGCTGGGGCTCAGCCTACATTTGTAAGTGCCATTCAGAGCCTAAAACGTGCTGGTACAATAACAGTGGTGGCAGTGTTTGGAAACGAGATCACTTTTGATTCCAATATTATGTTTGGAAAAGAAGCAAGTATGCAATGGAGTGCTGCCTATCCTAATAGTTTTTCTGAAGTGATTAATCTGATTTCTAGCGGGAAGCTGGATGTAAAGCAGGTCATCACTAAAAGGATTAAACTGGATGACATTGTTAAAGACGGCCTCGATCTACTTGCTGAAGATAAGAGCCAGGCAAAGATCCTAGTAAGTCCAAACTGA
- a CDS encoding TetR/AcrR family transcriptional regulator → MARGYKQARGEKTKKEILEVALQLFSESGYTKVTVEDIVKKSKTSKGSFYAHFGSKYEIFLEKFKEIDGFYESRVKEIPTHIPAKDKIVLFIKEQMTFIATELGLDLMRVIYSNALTNNPHDYFLDHRRPLFLILRNFVEESINNGELNEDLTSDEIIRIINSAMFGVIYQWSMSNAGFKLADESEKLFKTIVKGL, encoded by the coding sequence TTGGCTAGAGGTTACAAACAAGCTCGGGGAGAAAAAACAAAAAAAGAAATTCTAGAAGTTGCTTTACAGTTATTTAGTGAGAGTGGATATACTAAAGTAACTGTTGAGGATATCGTTAAAAAGAGTAAAACATCAAAAGGATCCTTTTACGCACATTTTGGATCTAAATATGAAATCTTTCTGGAAAAATTTAAAGAAATCGACGGTTTTTATGAATCACGAGTAAAAGAAATCCCGACCCACATTCCAGCCAAAGATAAAATTGTATTGTTTATTAAAGAACAAATGACATTTATTGCAACGGAACTTGGCTTGGATTTAATGCGGGTCATCTATAGTAACGCACTCACAAATAATCCACATGATTATTTCCTCGATCACCGGCGACCATTATTCCTAATCCTACGGAATTTTGTTGAGGAGAGCATTAATAATGGAGAGTTAAATGAAGATTTAACAAGCGATGAAATTATTAGAATTATAAACAGTGCAATGTTTGGCGTAATATACCAATGGAGTATGAGCAATGCAGGATTTAAATTAGCAGATGAAAGTGAGAAATTATTTAAAACAATTGTAAAAGGATTATAA
- a CDS encoding AMP-binding protein, whose protein sequence is MLEKTIDQVFDKLVTHHRDKIALNDSDRSITYLELGNEVNKLANLLQTLDIKVGDRVALWMENSIEFVVAEFAIAKIGAVRVPMNTYLNKEEVLYRIHDSHSKLLIYHQSLLENQEKLPIEHKCITLNETVLKEKMANVSTSYHKPQINPDSYVTIMYTGGTTGKSKGVLHTHKTILSIVYSETYELEIERGAILLHTTPLPHSAGYFIMPGMLRGGEQYIEKGFDPRRFCEIVENKRITFAFLVPTMIYMLLDYPHLKQYDLNSLNTIVYGAAPMAQSRVKDAIETFGPILTQIYSQAEIINQTTVLTKKEHEEALNGSEHRLSSCGRSIIMSEVQIVNERDEACAPNQVGELITKGPHMMISYWNLPEETDDTIKEGWIYTGDMAYQDEYGYIYLVDRKKDMIITGGFNVYTTAVEKVLFEHETIKQATVIGVPDEKWGESIKAFVVSHSENITEAEIINHCKTKLAKYEVPKSIEFIKELPLTPYGKIDKKLLRKAYWQNSNRQVN, encoded by the coding sequence ATGTTAGAAAAAACAATTGATCAAGTGTTCGATAAACTTGTAACCCACCATCGCGACAAAATAGCGTTGAATGATTCCGATCGCTCTATTACGTACCTTGAGCTTGGCAATGAAGTTAACAAGCTTGCAAATTTGTTACAAACTCTCGATATTAAAGTTGGTGATCGAGTAGCGTTATGGATGGAAAATAGCATTGAGTTTGTTGTTGCAGAATTTGCAATTGCTAAGATTGGCGCAGTACGTGTTCCTATGAACACTTATTTGAATAAAGAAGAGGTTCTGTATCGCATTCATGACTCTCATTCAAAACTATTAATTTATCATCAGTCATTACTTGAAAATCAAGAAAAGTTGCCAATAGAACATAAGTGCATCACTTTAAATGAAACAGTGCTTAAAGAAAAGATGGCCAATGTCTCAACTAGTTATCATAAACCTCAAATAAATCCCGATAGCTATGTAACCATCATGTATACTGGTGGAACTACCGGAAAGTCAAAAGGTGTCCTGCATACGCATAAAACGATTCTCTCTATCGTATATAGCGAAACCTACGAATTAGAAATTGAACGAGGAGCGATCCTACTTCACACTACTCCTTTACCACATTCAGCCGGATACTTTATTATGCCTGGAATGTTAAGGGGGGGAGAACAGTATATCGAAAAAGGATTTGACCCAAGGCGCTTTTGTGAAATCGTTGAGAACAAACGAATTACCTTTGCATTTTTAGTGCCAACAATGATTTACATGCTGCTCGACTATCCGCATCTAAAGCAATATGACCTTAACAGTTTAAACACAATAGTTTATGGGGCAGCACCGATGGCACAAAGTCGAGTGAAAGATGCAATTGAAACCTTCGGACCAATTTTGACGCAAATATATTCTCAAGCAGAAATCATTAATCAAACAACAGTATTGACCAAAAAGGAACATGAGGAGGCACTAAATGGTTCAGAGCATCGTTTATCCTCATGTGGCAGAAGTATTATTATGTCAGAGGTACAAATTGTTAACGAACGAGACGAAGCATGTGCTCCTAATCAAGTTGGAGAATTAATAACAAAAGGTCCTCACATGATGATTAGTTATTGGAATTTACCCGAAGAAACTGACGACACCATTAAGGAAGGGTGGATATATACAGGAGATATGGCATATCAAGATGAGTACGGGTACATTTATCTGGTTGATAGAAAAAAAGATATGATCATAACAGGCGGCTTTAATGTTTATACTACCGCAGTGGAAAAAGTTCTTTTTGAACATGAAACAATAAAACAAGCTACAGTTATTGGTGTACCGGATGAAAAATGGGGTGAATCAATTAAAGCATTTGTCGTAAGCCATTCAGAAAATATTACTGAGGCAGAAATCATTAATCATTGCAAAACAAAACTGGCTAAATATGAAGTTCCAAAATCAATAGAATTCATAAAGGAATTACCTCTCACACCATATGGAAAGATTGATAAAAAATTATTGAGAAAAGCCTATTGGCAAAATTCTAATAGGCAAGTTAACTAA
- a CDS encoding thiolase domain-containing protein, translating to MSDVSVIGRGITTFGKKDETIKSMLVEASRKAILEAGKPKVDAVFVGNFTAGQLANQEILGSILTNELGLGNVPSVKMEGACASGGLAFRHAYQLVKAGEYDTILVAGAEKMTNQDTETVTHAINNAMDRETNEQVSGLTFPGFFGVVANRYMHEFGAEKKHLAMVALKNRNYARFNPIAQFRKNTTLEEIMNARPVTDPLGLFDCSPISDGAAAVVIQRGKNGVQILSSGQASGTPVMQEVDNMMHIAATNESANKAYEAAGLGPKDIDVIELHDCFSMTEIIAIEELGFFDKGKGWEAVEKGLTKHGGMVPVNTSGGLLSKGHPIGATGIAQIIQIVDQLNQRACNQVEHANIGLSQNLGGTGAYSVVHIFGKKGA from the coding sequence ATGTCCGACGTATCTGTTATTGGCAGAGGGATCACAACTTTTGGGAAAAAAGATGAAACGATCAAATCAATGTTAGTGGAAGCCAGCAGAAAAGCAATACTTGAAGCGGGCAAACCCAAGGTAGATGCCGTATTTGTGGGGAACTTCACTGCTGGACAGCTTGCTAATCAGGAAATCTTAGGTTCTATTCTTACAAATGAGCTAGGGTTGGGCAATGTTCCATCTGTAAAAATGGAAGGTGCTTGTGCTTCCGGGGGTCTTGCATTTCGTCATGCCTATCAACTTGTGAAGGCTGGAGAATACGATACCATTCTGGTAGCAGGAGCGGAAAAGATGACAAATCAGGATACCGAAACAGTGACACATGCTATTAATAACGCCATGGACAGGGAAACAAATGAACAAGTATCAGGATTGACGTTTCCAGGTTTTTTTGGAGTGGTAGCAAACAGATATATGCATGAATTTGGAGCAGAGAAGAAGCATTTGGCTATGGTCGCACTAAAAAATCGCAATTATGCTAGGTTTAACCCGATTGCACAATTTAGGAAAAATACAACTCTAGAGGAGATCATGAATGCACGACCAGTTACCGATCCACTAGGACTTTTTGACTGTTCTCCTATTTCCGACGGGGCAGCAGCTGTAGTTATACAAAGAGGAAAAAATGGCGTCCAAATTCTATCTTCTGGACAAGCTTCAGGCACCCCGGTAATGCAAGAAGTCGATAACATGATGCATATTGCAGCTACGAATGAGTCCGCTAATAAAGCATATGAGGCGGCTGGATTAGGGCCGAAAGATATAGATGTAATCGAATTGCATGATTGTTTCTCTATGACTGAAATTATAGCAATTGAAGAACTCGGTTTCTTTGACAAAGGAAAGGGCTGGGAAGCGGTTGAAAAAGGATTGACTAAACATGGAGGAATGGTGCCTGTGAATACAAGCGGAGGTTTATTGTCTAAAGGGCATCCAATAGGGGCGACTGGAATCGCCCAAATCATTCAAATCGTTGATCAACTTAATCAAAGAGCTTGCAACCAAGTAGAACATGCAAACATCGGCCTATCACAAAATTTGGGTGGAACAGGAGCATATTCTGTTGTTCATATTTTTGGTAAAAAAGGGGCGTAG
- a CDS encoding sodium:solute symporter family protein, whose amino-acid sequence MSLTVWTTIYFVIFIIIMFYISIRGLKKTNSAVEFSTAPRAYGPFVIGIALTATTGSAAAILGNPGFVYDQGWPGLWYAMGSYSAIALAWATSAFLLSRIGKNAQAKSMADFMAIRFQSPLLRVVTALAAIFSIFYIAGQFAGIGLVFVESMGIDYLTGVIIGGIIMAAYITIGGSHAEILTSFVQGLIMLFLSILIAAVVVMNVGGIGTIDRTLTEIDPMLSSSVVFNDPMFGPFTGIVIFISLGLFGLSPQLSKIWLALDDEKNVSKALLWGFFGLSILGLIMLVGGLGGRILFPDVAPDTAVLHLLVDLLPNWLTGIAMIGILSAILSTTAGLFLVVAVALAVDIYRDTIVPWRKKKISDAVLDKRALVFQRVSIPIIVIAGIFIAQNEPDFITQLMWLGIGLFTGSVIPAMVIGSLWKGVTRTAAEIGSVAGFLTFIILTFVVGLGMGSELFLVPWAAAGVATIVSTTLIIVISFFTKPMDKSYVEKLFAK is encoded by the coding sequence ATGAGTTTGACTGTATGGACCACGATTTATTTTGTAATATTTATTATTATTATGTTCTATATTTCAATTCGGGGCTTAAAAAAGACAAACAGTGCAGTTGAATTCTCAACAGCACCTCGGGCATATGGACCTTTTGTTATCGGTATTGCACTTACCGCAACTACCGGTAGTGCTGCTGCAATTTTAGGTAATCCAGGATTTGTATACGATCAAGGGTGGCCAGGGCTTTGGTATGCAATGGGAAGTTATTCAGCGATTGCCCTTGCATGGGCAACCTCTGCATTTCTATTATCTAGAATTGGGAAAAATGCTCAAGCCAAATCAATGGCAGATTTTATGGCGATACGTTTTCAAAGTCCATTACTACGGGTAGTAACAGCACTTGCTGCTATCTTTAGCATTTTTTACATTGCAGGTCAATTTGCTGGAATAGGATTGGTTTTCGTTGAGTCGATGGGGATTGACTATTTGACCGGGGTTATTATAGGTGGAATTATAATGGCAGCATATATTACAATAGGTGGTTCTCATGCAGAAATTTTAACAAGTTTTGTACAAGGACTAATTATGCTTTTTTTAAGCATCCTAATAGCTGCTGTCGTAGTGATGAATGTTGGTGGGATAGGTACAATTGACAGAACATTGACTGAAATCGATCCTATGTTAAGTTCAAGTGTTGTTTTTAATGATCCTATGTTTGGTCCTTTTACGGGTATTGTAATTTTCATTTCCTTAGGATTATTTGGTCTAAGTCCTCAGTTATCAAAAATATGGTTGGCACTAGATGATGAAAAAAATGTTTCTAAGGCACTATTATGGGGTTTTTTCGGGTTAAGTATTTTGGGCTTAATTATGTTGGTTGGAGGTCTTGGAGGCAGGATTCTCTTCCCGGACGTCGCTCCAGATACAGCCGTTCTACACTTACTTGTAGATCTATTGCCTAACTGGCTGACAGGAATAGCAATGATTGGCATATTATCAGCAATATTATCCACTACAGCAGGTTTATTTTTAGTAGTAGCTGTAGCGCTTGCAGTAGATATTTACAGGGATACTATTGTTCCGTGGAGAAAAAAGAAAATTTCAGATGCTGTATTAGATAAGCGAGCCTTAGTGTTTCAAAGAGTGTCCATCCCAATTATTGTTATAGCAGGAATTTTCATTGCTCAGAATGAACCGGATTTTATTACACAGTTAATGTGGTTGGGTATTGGTTTATTTACCGGGAGTGTCATCCCTGCTATGGTTATTGGGAGCCTATGGAAAGGAGTCACTCGTACTGCTGCCGAAATTGGTAGTGTCGCAGGGTTTCTCACATTCATAATTCTTACATTTGTTGTTGGCTTAGGGATGGGGAGTGAACTTTTTCTAGTGCCATGGGCTGCAGCAGGTGTTGCCACTATTGTTTCAACCACCCTAATTATCGTTATTAGTTTCTTCACAAAACCAATGGATAAATCCTATGTTGAAAAATTATTTGCAAAGTAA
- a CDS encoding Zn-ribbon domain-containing OB-fold protein yields MDIPVKKCKKCHEVLHSCKLQCPICLSDDLELTTIKGEGTIYSYTKIHTAPKQFADQVPYYVVLIQLDGLNVTGRFIGEDVQINDFVVLEDIKNECYYFKPVSN; encoded by the coding sequence ATGGATATTCCAGTGAAAAAGTGTAAGAAGTGCCATGAAGTATTACATTCCTGCAAACTCCAATGTCCAATATGTTTATCAGATGACTTAGAGTTAACAACAATAAAGGGAGAAGGCACCATCTACTCTTACACAAAAATACACACGGCTCCAAAACAATTTGCCGACCAGGTTCCATATTATGTCGTCCTTATTCAATTAGATGGACTCAATGTAACGGGTAGATTCATAGGTGAAGATGTACAAATCAATGACTTTGTCGTACTCGAAGACATAAAAAATGAATGTTACTATTTTAAACCAGTAAGCAACTAG
- a CDS encoding sigma factor: protein MFRSSLFYSSSSDRHQYSFEEIYQQYTPLVYGMLKRLHIHSNHEDFVQAGYVGLWLAYQHHDGEKGPFPPYAFVRVSGEMLTMLKKDANYYDRHAFSYDDPEPAQVRIETESWMPDLDTLAPYLNMLSDREQRWVIEHAVHAQPPRTIRNC from the coding sequence TTGTTTAGATCTTCTCTATTTTACAGTTCTTCATCGGACCGTCACCAATATTCATTCGAGGAAATTTATCAGCAGTACACACCGTTAGTCTATGGGATGCTTAAACGACTCCATATTCACAGCAATCATGAGGACTTTGTGCAGGCAGGATATGTAGGGCTTTGGCTTGCGTACCAACATCACGATGGTGAAAAGGGACCTTTCCCCCCTTATGCTTTCGTTCGTGTCAGTGGAGAAATGTTGACGATGCTGAAGAAGGATGCCAATTATTACGATCGGCATGCTTTTAGTTACGATGATCCGGAGCCTGCTCAAGTGCGCATAGAGACAGAATCCTGGATGCCAGATTTAGACACCTTAGCCCCTTACTTGAACATGCTATCCGACCGCGAACAACGCTGGGTCATCGAGCACGCCGTGCATGCTCAGCCCCCGCGCACGATCCGAAATTGTTGA
- a CDS encoding tripartite tricarboxylate transporter TctB family protein: protein MTERSFSLTFLVLVFISVIISFQYEMLSDFSVVGAGFIPRIVTGTMFLLAIVYVWKVYNGAYKENEETKPSRLIRYKQLAFLLALLICLPLIEVFGMIVTLGLFLFTSLRYIEGNNLIRSVTFSAAISVGVFLLFETWLDARLPIGIFETL, encoded by the coding sequence TTGACTGAACGTAGTTTTTCTTTAACATTTCTCGTCCTCGTGTTCATTTCTGTCATCATATCGTTTCAATACGAGATGCTATCAGATTTTAGTGTAGTAGGTGCAGGGTTTATTCCACGAATTGTAACGGGGACGATGTTTTTACTGGCAATTGTTTATGTATGGAAAGTTTACAATGGAGCTTATAAAGAAAATGAAGAAACAAAACCATCTAGATTGATAAGGTATAAACAATTGGCATTTTTATTAGCATTATTAATTTGTCTCCCCTTAATAGAAGTTTTTGGGATGATAGTTACATTAGGGTTATTTTTATTTACTAGTTTGAGGTATATAGAAGGAAATAACCTAATTCGTTCTGTTACATTCAGTGCTGCTATTTCAGTAGGTGTATTTCTTCTGTTTGAAACCTGGCTAGATGCAAGGCTCCCTATTGGGATATTTGAAACCTTATGA
- a CDS encoding MurR/RpiR family transcriptional regulator: MCQREFSERIEKIGYKKYPQFKNDIIKYVFNNKKNTWWHLKKSSEDMDEVDHSLGKVGKSSIEDIESVLREVDSKEYETFLNVLLEAEKVHFLGMRTSKSLALYFEMMLGGILDNLNQLSLNSDFIYDESLKFKEGDVLMIIALSPYAKQTIDFVKYCRKQMNINIVVITDLESSPIIEDSDAYLIAVQSKNRYSIIPALTLMESLIIDLGKNQPNSVEKISRLNQIHRENDITTLLDQLKLICILQIISK; the protein is encoded by the coding sequence ATGTGTCAAAGGGAATTTTCGGAGAGAATAGAGAAGATAGGCTATAAAAAATACCCACAGTTTAAAAATGATATAATCAAATATGTTTTTAATAATAAAAAGAATACGTGGTGGCACTTGAAAAAGTCTTCGGAAGATATGGATGAAGTTGATCATTCTCTTGGAAAAGTAGGAAAGAGCAGTATCGAAGATATAGAATCCGTATTGAGGGAGGTTGATAGTAAAGAATATGAAACGTTTTTAAATGTGCTTCTTGAAGCTGAAAAGGTACATTTTCTAGGAATGAGGACTTCCAAATCACTGGCTTTATATTTTGAAATGATGCTAGGAGGTATACTGGATAATTTGAATCAATTAAGTTTAAATTCAGATTTCATTTATGATGAATCCTTGAAATTTAAAGAAGGGGATGTTTTGATGATCATTGCCTTATCCCCCTATGCAAAACAGACCATTGATTTCGTGAAGTATTGTAGAAAGCAAATGAACATTAATATAGTTGTTATTACTGATCTAGAATCAAGTCCAATCATAGAGGATAGTGATGCTTACTTGATAGCCGTTCAAAGTAAGAACAGATACAGTATTATTCCTGCTCTCACTCTGATGGAATCACTAATCATAGACTTAGGAAAGAATCAGCCCAATTCTGTAGAAAAAATATCAAGGTTGAATCAAATTCATCGCGAGAATGACATAACAACATTATTAGATCAACTAAAATTAATATGCATACTCCAGATAATATCCAAATAA
- a CDS encoding DegT/DnrJ/EryC1/StrS family aminotransferase, producing MSEQQDRIFLSAPHMSGNEQKYIQEAFDLNWIAPLGNNVQAFEKALAEYNGVAGASVLSSGTAAIHLALRQLGVGAGDVVFCSSLTFVATANPIMYQGARPVFIDSEPATWNMSPGALERALGDASDRGVLPKAVIVVNLYGQSARMDTLMDICRGYGVPVIEDAAESLGSEYRGQKSGTFGDFGVYSFNGNKIITTSGGGALVSNDVEVLDRSRFLATQAREPALHYEHSEVGFNYRMSNIVAGVGRGQLEVLDQRVEQRRGVFQRYYDALGGLRGVAFMPELEGTTSNRWLTALTIDPGEAGVTHLDIIEALGEENIEARPVWKPMHLQPLFEGAEYYPHEEGWSVSEELFRYGLCLPSGSNMTEEEMERVIGVLRRLIT from the coding sequence ATGTCAGAACAACAAGACCGTATTTTTTTATCTGCGCCTCATATGAGCGGAAACGAACAAAAATACATACAAGAAGCGTTCGACTTGAACTGGATCGCGCCGCTGGGAAACAACGTGCAGGCATTTGAGAAAGCGTTGGCGGAATACAATGGTGTTGCCGGCGCGTCTGTCCTTAGCTCCGGAACGGCGGCGATTCATTTGGCATTGCGGCAGCTTGGCGTTGGGGCGGGGGATGTTGTTTTTTGTTCTTCGCTTACGTTTGTGGCCACAGCCAATCCGATTATGTATCAAGGTGCGCGGCCAGTGTTCATTGATTCCGAGCCTGCGACGTGGAATATGTCTCCTGGGGCGTTGGAACGGGCGCTCGGGGATGCGAGTGATCGTGGTGTGCTGCCAAAAGCTGTTATTGTTGTGAATTTGTATGGGCAGAGTGCGCGGATGGATACGTTGATGGACATCTGCCGAGGGTATGGTGTGCCGGTCATTGAGGATGCTGCGGAATCGTTGGGGAGTGAGTATCGAGGGCAGAAAAGCGGGACCTTCGGCGATTTTGGCGTGTATTCGTTTAATGGGAATAAAATCATTACAACCTCAGGCGGGGGTGCGCTCGTGTCGAATGATGTGGAAGTGTTGGATCGGTCGCGGTTTTTGGCTACGCAAGCGCGGGAGCCGGCGCTTCATTATGAGCACAGCGAGGTTGGTTTTAATTATCGAATGAGCAATATCGTTGCCGGTGTTGGGCGTGGGCAGTTGGAAGTCCTCGATCAGCGAGTGGAACAACGTCGGGGTGTTTTTCAGCGTTATTATGATGCGTTGGGGGGTCTCCGTGGCGTTGCGTTTATGCCGGAGTTAGAAGGTACGACGTCTAATCGCTGGCTGACAGCGTTGACGATAGATCCCGGGGAAGCAGGGGTCACGCACTTGGATATTATCGAAGCGTTGGGTGAAGAAAATATTGAAGCGCGGCCTGTGTGGAAGCCGATGCATTTGCAGCCATTGTTTGAAGGTGCGGAGTATTATCCGCATGAGGAAGGATGGAGTGTGTCGGAGGAGTTGTTCCGGTATGGGCTGTGTTTGCCTTCTGGGTCGAATATGACGGAGGAGGAGATGGAAAGGGTGATAGGTGTGTTGAGACGCTTAATTACCTAG